The Streptomyces sp. cg36 genomic interval CCAGGACGTGCGCCAGGACGTCGCCGGTCACCGGTGTGAGCAGCACCCCGTTGCGGTAGTGGCCGGTGGCCAGATGGAGGCCGGGCAGCGCGGTCGGGCCGAGCAGCGGCGCGTTGTCGGGGGAGGCGGGGCGCAGCCCGGCGCGGGTCTCGGTGAGCGGCAGCTCGGTGATGCCGGGCACCAGCTCGTGCGCGTCGCGCAGCAGCTCGTACACCCCGCCCGCGGTGACGGTGGTGTCCCAGCCCAGCTCCTCGCTGGTCGCGCCGACGACGAGTTCGCCGCTGGCGCGCGGCACCAGGTAGACGTGGCTGCCCCGGACCACCGCGCGCACCGTGCGGGACAAGAAGGGGGCGTAGGCGGGCGGCACGGTCAGCCGCAGCACCTGGCCCTTGACCGGCCGCACCGGCGGCAGCAGCTCGGGCGGGACGCCCGCGAGCCGGCCGCTGAGGCTGCCGCCCGCGAGCACGACCTGCCCGGCGGCGAGGGCGGTGCCGTCGTCCAGCACCGCGCCGGTGGCCCGCCCGCGGACCACCGAGAGCCGTTCGGCCCAGCGGCGGTGGAACCGCACACCGGCCCGCTCACAGGCGGTGACCAGGGCCTTCGCCAGGCGGCGCGGGTCGATCTGGTGGTCGCCGTCGACCCGGAGCCCGCCGCGCACCCCGGGGGCCAGCATCGGTTCCAGCCGACGGCACTCGCGGCCGGTCAGCCACTGCGAGTCGAGGCCGGAGCGCTGCTGGAGGGCGTGCAGTTCGCGCAGGTGGGCGCGGTCGTCGGCGTCCAGGGCCACCGCGAGGGTGCCGCAGGCGCGGTAGCCGGTCGCCGTTCCGGCCGCCTGCTCCAGCTCGGCCACGAAGTCCGGATAGCGCCGGGCGGAGGCCAGGTTGAGGCCGAGCAGCGTCTCCTCGCCGTAGTGCAGTTCGGTGACGGCGGCGAGCATGCCGGCCGCCACCTGGGCGGCCCCGCCGCCCGGTTCGGGGTCGGCGAGCGCGGTGCGCAGACCGCGCTGCGCGGCGCGCCAGGCCGTGACGAGGCCGATGATGCCGCCTCCCACCACCAGTACGTCCGCCCCCGGGGGATGTGTCCCGTCCTGGGATGAATGCATGGGCGTCCAGCCCCTCCCTTCGCCGGCATGACCCGGATCAGGTTCGTACGGTCGGAGGCCGCTGCAGCCTCCCTCTCAGCCCGGTGCGTCCGGGCTCCCGCGAGTGCTTGTACGTGCGCCAGGCTAACGCGTGACCGGTTTCCTGACGAACAGTCAGATGTTTATGGTGATCGGGTGAGCGAAAAGCAGACGCATTCGGAACAGCGGCACGTGGTCGTCGTCGGCGCGGGCATGGCCGGGGTGCAGACCGCGGTGGCCCTGCGCGAACAGGGCTTCCCCGGCCGGATCACCCTCATCGGCGCCGAGCCCCACCAGCCGTACGACCGGCCCCCGCTCTCCAAGGCGGTGCTGCTCGGCAAGGCCGAGGGCTCGGCCTTCGAGGTGGACTTCGAGGGGCTCGGGGTCGAGCTGCGGCTGGGCCGCAGCGCGCTGGGCGTACGCGCGCGTGAGCACGAGGTCGACACCGAGGCCGGACCGGTCCGCTACGACACCCTGGTGATCGCCTCCGGCGCCGAACCGATCACCCTGCCCGGCGCCTCGGAGATGCCGGACGTCCATCTGCTGCGCACCCTGGACGACGCCGGACGGCTGCGCGCGGTCCTGGGCGCCCAGCGCCGGGTCGTGGTCGTCGGGGCGGGCTGGATCGGCGCCGAGTTCGCCACCGCCGCGCGCGAGGCGGGCTGCGCGGTCACCGTCGTCGAGGCGGCGGACCGGCCGCTGGCCGGGGCGCTGCCCGCCGAGGTCACCGCGCCGATGGCCCACTGGTACGCGGAGAGTGGCGCCGAACTGCTCACCCGCGCGCGCGTGGCGGCCCTGGAGCCCGGCGCCGTGGTGCTCGCCGATGGCCGACGGCTGCCCGCCGACGCGGTCGTGGTGGGCATCGGCGCCCGCCCCACCACCGACTGGCTGGAGGGCGCCGGCATCGAGCGCGGCCCGGAGGGCGCCATCACCGCCGACGACCGGCTGCGCACCTCGCTCCCCGACGTCTACGCGGTCGGCGACTGCGCCTCCTTCCCCTCGGGAAGGTACGGGGAGCGGCTGCTCATCCACCACTGGGACAACGCGCTCCAGGGGCCGCGCACGGTCGCCGCCGACATCGTCGGCGAGGCGGTGCGCCCGTACGACCCGGTGCCCTACTTCTGGTCCGAGCAGTTCGGCAGGTTCGTGCAGTACGTCGGCCACCACGGCGGCGCCGACCGGCTGCTGTGGCGGGGCGAGCCCTCCGGCGCCGCCTGGACGGTGTGCTGGCTGCGCGAGGGGGTGCTGGTCGCCCTGCTGGCGGTCGGCCGGCCGCGCGATCTGGCGCAGGGCCGCAAGCTCATCGAGGCCGGTGCGCGGCTGGATCCGGTCCGCGCGGCCGACCCCTCCGTGCCCCTCAAGACCGCGGTCGGCTGAGCTCCGGCTACCGAGTGTCAGTCCGGGATGGCACGCTTGTCCCGTGACCGAGATTGACGCAAAAACCGATGCTCTCGTCCCCGCCTGGCTCCACCTCCCCGACATCGCCGAAATGCTCGATGTCGAGGTGACGCGCGTGCGGCAGCTGGTGAAGGAGGGCCAGCTGATCGCCGTGCGCCGCGGTGAGAACCGGACGCTGCAGGTGCCCGCCGCCTTCATCGACGGCGACAAGGTGGTGAAGGGCCTCACCGGCACCCTCACCCTGCTGCGGGACGACGGCTACTCCGACCAGGAAATGCTGGAGTGGCTCTTCACCCCCGACCCGACCCTGCCCGGCACCCCCGCGCAGGCACTGAGCGAGAATCGCGGCACGGAGGTGAAGCGCCGCGCTCAGGCGCTCGCCGTCTGACCTGATCGCCGACAGTGGGGCACGGACCGGACCGGCCGGTCCGTGCCCGCACCGGACCCAACGGGGGACCCGCCATGCCCACGGCCAGAGAGCAGCTCGCCGACGCCCGGCTCTACCTGTGCACCGACGCGCGCAGGCGCCAGGGCGACCTGCCCGCCTTCCTGGACGCGGTGCTGTCCTCCGGCGTGGACATCGTCCAGCTGCGGGACAAGGGCATGGAGGCCGCCGAGGAGCTGGCGCACCTGGCCGTCCTCGCCGACGCCTGCCGCCGCCACGGAAAGCTGCTCGCGGTCAACGACCGGGCGGACGTGGCCCACGCCGCCGGCGCCGACGTGCTGCACCTGGGCCAGGGCGACCTGCCGGTCCCGGCCGCCCGCGCGATCCTCGGCGACGAG includes:
- the thiO gene encoding glycine oxidase ThiO; translated protein: MHSSQDGTHPPGADVLVVGGGIIGLVTAWRAAQRGLRTALADPEPGGGAAQVAAGMLAAVTELHYGEETLLGLNLASARRYPDFVAELEQAAGTATGYRACGTLAVALDADDRAHLRELHALQQRSGLDSQWLTGRECRRLEPMLAPGVRGGLRVDGDHQIDPRRLAKALVTACERAGVRFHRRWAERLSVVRGRATGAVLDDGTALAAGQVVLAGGSLSGRLAGVPPELLPPVRPVKGQVLRLTVPPAYAPFLSRTVRAVVRGSHVYLVPRASGELVVGATSEELGWDTTVTAGGVYELLRDAHELVPGITELPLTETRAGLRPASPDNAPLLGPTALPGLHLATGHYRNGVLLTPVTGDVLAHVLATGELPAEARPFTPRRFTSAPAESVPQELPV
- a CDS encoding NAD(P)/FAD-dependent oxidoreductase, with translation MSEKQTHSEQRHVVVVGAGMAGVQTAVALREQGFPGRITLIGAEPHQPYDRPPLSKAVLLGKAEGSAFEVDFEGLGVELRLGRSALGVRAREHEVDTEAGPVRYDTLVIASGAEPITLPGASEMPDVHLLRTLDDAGRLRAVLGAQRRVVVVGAGWIGAEFATAAREAGCAVTVVEAADRPLAGALPAEVTAPMAHWYAESGAELLTRARVAALEPGAVVLADGRRLPADAVVVGIGARPTTDWLEGAGIERGPEGAITADDRLRTSLPDVYAVGDCASFPSGRYGERLLIHHWDNALQGPRTVAADIVGEAVRPYDPVPYFWSEQFGRFVQYVGHHGGADRLLWRGEPSGAAWTVCWLREGVLVALLAVGRPRDLAQGRKLIEAGARLDPVRAADPSVPLKTAVG
- a CDS encoding Rv2175c family DNA-binding protein, with translation MTEIDAKTDALVPAWLHLPDIAEMLDVEVTRVRQLVKEGQLIAVRRGENRTLQVPAAFIDGDKVVKGLTGTLTLLRDDGYSDQEMLEWLFTPDPTLPGTPAQALSENRGTEVKRRAQALAV